One window of Chryseobacterium indologenes genomic DNA carries:
- a CDS encoding thioredoxin family protein, with protein sequence MYTELTEDTLQNIVNDNEKVVVQYGATWCGNCRIMKPKFKKLASENDSIPFLYVDAEKLPESRKLAKVDNLPTFAIFKNGELVNQVQSNQTESLINLFNELA encoded by the coding sequence ATGTACACAGAATTAACCGAAGATACATTACAAAATATAGTTAACGACAACGAAAAAGTAGTTGTTCAATACGGCGCAACATGGTGCGGAAACTGCAGAATCATGAAGCCGAAATTCAAAAAACTAGCATCTGAAAATGATTCTATTCCATTTTTATATGTAGATGCTGAAAAGCTTCCTGAAAGCAGAAAATTAGCAAAAGTGGACAACCTACCTACTTTCGCCATCTTTAAAAACGGAGAATTGGTCAATCAGGTTCAATCTAACCAGACAGAAAGTTTAATTAATCTTTTTAACGAATTAGCATAA
- a CDS encoding peptidylprolyl isomerase yields the protein MKKLLLGIALVGAQLMFAQKVAGVKVEGNQKKEQLAAISKEKVSLYNDNFLKFVEALQASDRKTIDGLLSEKVKEIVTDNVLKKVKDGIDPNKKLEILKAGYYKTMDGNNHPSIKYKYAGESSSKEAITAVFEDDGKILGVLPAK from the coding sequence ATGAAAAAATTATTGCTGGGAATTGCTCTCGTGGGTGCACAGTTGATGTTTGCTCAGAAAGTAGCAGGTGTAAAGGTTGAGGGTAACCAGAAAAAAGAGCAGCTGGCTGCTATAAGTAAGGAGAAAGTAAGTCTGTATAATGATAACTTTCTTAAGTTTGTTGAGGCTTTACAGGCTTCTGACCGTAAGACAATTGACGGATTGCTTTCTGAAAAAGTAAAGGAAATTGTAACGGATAACGTTCTTAAAAAGGTTAAAGACGGCATTGATCCCAATAAAAAGCTTGAAATCTTAAAGGCAGGATATTATAAAACAATGGATGGAAACAATCATCCAAGCATTAAATATAAGTATGCAGGAGAATCTTCGTCCAAAGAAGCTATTACCGCTGTATTTGAGGATGACGGAAAAATTCTTGGCGTATTGCCTGCGAAATAA
- a CDS encoding 4Fe-4S binding protein, producing MAIKITDECINCGACEPECPNNAIYEGAVDWKASDGTALQGTITMPSGLTVDADAPQEPVSDDVYFIVTDKCTECKGFHEEPQCAAVCPVDCCVPDEDHVESEESLLNKKAFLHGE from the coding sequence ATGGCTATTAAAATAACTGATGAATGCATTAACTGTGGGGCTTGCGAACCGGAATGTCCAAACAATGCAATATATGAAGGAGCTGTAGACTGGAAAGCTTCTGACGGTACGGCTCTTCAAGGTACCATTACAATGCCGTCCGGACTTACTGTAGATGCAGATGCACCACAGGAACCTGTAAGTGATGATGTATATTTCATTGTAACAGATAAATGTACAGAATGTAAAGGATTCCACGAAGAGCCTCAGTGTGCGGCGGTATGCCCTGTAGACTGTTGTGTTCCTGACGAGGATCATGTAGAATCTGAAGAATCTCTTCTTAATAAAAAAGCATTCTTACACGGCGAATAA
- a CDS encoding M20/M25/M40 family metallo-hydrolase, with product MKYSVFLLLISCTVFSQKHSKDDEVKKYVSQVSEDSLKSYIGKLVGFETRHTLSTVDDPKHGIGAARNWIIKKFNDYAKNSGGRMEVYLQQEDVQPDGKRIDKAVSLGNAVAFLKGTDPDDKRIFLIGGHLDSRVTDVMNRTSKAPGANDDGSGVSAVIESARILSRSSFPASIIFVAFSGEEQSLLGSKQLAEKIKREGLQLEAVLNNDMIGNPKAGETGEVNTRTLRVFSEGLPYKDLDKKAMAIRNLGFENDSESRQLARYIKEITEQYIKGLEIKLIYRNDRFLRGGDHTSFVNNGFPSVRLTEYYENYDHQHQDIRIENNKQYGDLPEFIDFKYLKKNVAVNIAVLVSLAKSTSKPEKVEMDVKELTNSTTLHWEKPKSGTPAGYYVLARETDSPVWQKKIFTTGLSIKVPLSKDNYIFAVQTISQSGNLNVPVIPGIAK from the coding sequence ATGAAATATTCCGTTTTTTTATTGCTGATTTCCTGCACTGTCTTTTCTCAGAAACATTCAAAAGATGATGAAGTGAAGAAATATGTCTCGCAGGTGAGTGAAGATTCATTGAAGTCTTATATCGGTAAACTGGTGGGTTTTGAAACCAGACATACCTTAAGTACGGTAGATGATCCAAAGCACGGAATAGGGGCTGCACGGAATTGGATAATTAAAAAATTCAATGATTATGCTAAAAATTCCGGTGGCAGAATGGAAGTCTACCTTCAGCAGGAAGATGTTCAGCCGGATGGAAAACGAATTGATAAAGCAGTCAGTCTTGGAAATGCCGTTGCCTTTCTGAAAGGTACAGATCCTGATGACAAAAGAATCTTCCTGATCGGTGGACATCTTGACTCAAGGGTTACGGACGTGATGAACCGAACTTCAAAAGCACCAGGAGCCAATGACGACGGCAGTGGAGTAAGCGCTGTTATTGAATCTGCAAGAATATTAAGCAGGTCTTCATTTCCGGCTTCCATTATCTTTGTGGCTTTTTCCGGAGAAGAACAATCACTGTTGGGATCTAAACAATTGGCAGAAAAAATTAAGAGAGAAGGGTTGCAGTTGGAAGCCGTCCTGAACAATGATATGATTGGCAATCCTAAAGCAGGAGAAACAGGAGAAGTCAATACCCGTACCCTCCGTGTATTTAGTGAAGGTCTGCCGTATAAAGATCTCGATAAAAAAGCAATGGCAATCAGAAATCTGGGTTTTGAAAATGACAGCGAATCCAGACAGCTGGCAAGATATATCAAAGAAATTACAGAACAATACATCAAAGGACTTGAAATTAAGCTTATCTACAGAAATGACAGGTTTTTGCGTGGAGGAGATCATACCAGCTTTGTCAATAACGGATTTCCTTCTGTCAGATTAACCGAGTATTATGAAAATTATGATCATCAGCATCAGGATATAAGAATAGAAAACAATAAGCAATATGGTGATCTTCCGGAATTTATAGATTTTAAATACCTGAAGAAGAATGTAGCTGTCAATATCGCGGTACTTGTCAGTCTTGCAAAATCCACTTCAAAGCCTGAAAAAGTAGAAATGGACGTTAAAGAATTGACGAATTCTACCACTCTTCACTGGGAGAAGCCAAAATCAGGAACTCCGGCAGGTTATTATGTGCTGGCAAGGGAAACAGACAGCCCGGTATGGCAGAAAAAAATATTTACAACAGGACTTTCCATTAAAGTTCCGCTTTCCAAAGACAATTATATTTTTGCCGTACAGACCATCAGCCAGTCCGGAAACCTGAATGTACCTGTAATTCCGGGTATTGCGAAGTAA
- the rsmG gene encoding 16S rRNA (guanine(527)-N(7))-methyltransferase RsmG, protein MSASLLLKYFPDLTEKQKEQFSQLENLYNEWNEKINVISRKDMESLYEKHILHSLGIAKVMEFAPGTKVLDIGTGGGFPGIPLAILFPETQFTLIDSIGKKISVVQAVAEGVGLTNVTAIHGRAEKLKEKFHFVVSRAVTQMPEFLRWLKGKFEKEQFNTKHNGILYLKGGDLAEELAGLKCEIFNLKHYFDEEFFDTKKVVYVSKGNFNS, encoded by the coding sequence ATGTCTGCATCGTTACTATTAAAATATTTCCCGGATCTTACTGAAAAACAGAAAGAACAGTTTTCACAATTGGAAAATCTGTATAATGAATGGAATGAAAAAATCAATGTAATTTCCAGAAAAGATATGGAGTCGCTGTATGAAAAGCATATTCTCCACTCTTTGGGAATTGCGAAAGTGATGGAATTTGCGCCGGGAACAAAAGTTTTGGATATCGGAACCGGAGGTGGTTTTCCGGGAATTCCCCTGGCGATCCTGTTTCCTGAGACACAATTTACTCTGATTGATTCTATCGGTAAGAAAATCAGTGTAGTACAGGCAGTGGCAGAAGGAGTAGGATTGACGAATGTAACAGCTATCCACGGAAGAGCAGAAAAGCTTAAAGAAAAATTCCACTTTGTGGTCAGCAGAGCAGTAACCCAGATGCCTGAATTTTTAAGATGGCTGAAAGGAAAATTTGAAAAAGAACAGTTTAACACTAAACATAACGGAATTTTATATTTAAAAGGTGGTGATCTTGCAGAAGAACTGGCCGGACTTAAATGTGAAATATTCAATCTTAAACACTATTTTGATGAAGAATTTTTTGATACTAAGAAAGTAGTTTATGTATCAAAAGGTAATTTTAATTCCTGA
- a CDS encoding DUF922 domain-containing protein has translation MRLTFVLCLLAAEWVFGQKITWEEGRKLTWDNFKSPVNRKKNPDVAAYTHCGWEFSSIKSSNPKAPVTITIKTIFNEEKSWKDVKKMDDYILLHEQKHFDIAELFVRKFRKAVAEKIRTSGDYNKYFKAIYDGISTDYQDFQMAYDRETRHGINKEKQAEYNNTISEQLDNLKSYQAP, from the coding sequence ATGAGATTGACTTTTGTTTTGTGCTTATTGGCAGCTGAGTGGGTATTCGGACAAAAAATTACCTGGGAGGAAGGCAGAAAGCTGACCTGGGACAATTTTAAAAGCCCGGTCAACAGGAAAAAAAATCCTGATGTAGCAGCGTATACCCATTGTGGCTGGGAATTTTCTTCTATAAAATCTTCCAATCCAAAAGCACCGGTTACGATTACCATCAAAACCATATTTAACGAAGAAAAATCCTGGAAGGACGTGAAAAAGATGGATGATTACATTCTTCTTCATGAGCAGAAGCATTTTGATATTGCAGAATTATTTGTAAGAAAATTCAGAAAGGCAGTTGCTGAAAAAATCAGGACTTCCGGTGATTATAACAAGTATTTCAAAGCCATTTATGACGGAATATCCACTGATTATCAAGACTTCCAGATGGCCTATGACAGAGAAACCCGTCACGGGATCAATAAAGAAAAACAGGCAGAATATAATAATACGATTTCTGAACAACTAGACAACCTAAAAAGCTATCAAGCCCCTTGA
- a CDS encoding M16 family metallopeptidase, which produces MNLLKKLTIATSIAAASFAGHAFGQDFQWKEGNSNGYKYKYVTNDPTSARYYTLKNGLTVILSPTNKDPRIQTYIATKAGSKTDPADHTGLAHYLEHMLFKGTNQFGSKDWAKEKPLLDQIDALYEKYNQTKDEAKRKEIYKEIDKVSGEAAKYAIANEYDKMMAGMGADGTNAFTSFEQTVYTEDVPANVLDKFLAVQAERFREPVLRLFHTELEAVYEEKNRSLDDDGDKVFDTMFANLFPNNNYGKQTTIGTIEHLKNPSLHAIREYYNNYYVPNNMGIIMSGDFNPDEVIAKIDKAFSYMKPKPIPEYKVGQEKAITAPIVKEVVGPNPENVMLGFRFPGASTKDARMLNLVGNMLTNGQAGLIDLDLVKKQKLLGAYAGSYALKDYSVLLLQGKPTEGQSLDEVKNLLLQEIDKLRKGEFSDDLIQSIVNNEKKGIIQKDEKYSSRASILMDEFTSDVDHKASLEYVDEISKLTKKDIMDFVSKYLQNNNYVAVYKRKGEDKSIVKVDKPTITPVSVNREDQSPFLKKIDEMPENPIAPVWLNYDKDIAKNKLADVDVLSVKNTDNALFRMYYHFDSGKWNNKILPIAAEYLQYLGTKDKSSEVISKEFYKLASSFNVGAGNEETYVSLEGLNENFDKTIALFEDLIKNCQADQAALDAYKTRLKKARANAKQNKGTIMAGLRSYAQYGAQNPFNNVLSDAELDALKAEDLINVLHDLFNFKHKVLYYGPKSGNEVVASLKPVHKLPATLKDLPKSKTFAQIPTDKNKVLFAHYDMVQAEVFWVRNSDQYNPSTTPTVSLFNNYFGGGMGSIVFQTIRESKALAYSTYSYFALPSKKTDKDMIMAYVGTQADKFNESTTAMNELLTTLPKSEQLFETAKSGLKKSIASERITQDGIIFSYLKSQRLGNNFDMRKNVYEQAPKLSFTDINTFHDKEMKNKNYTYCLVASQDKVNEADMQKLGEVKKLNLTEVFGY; this is translated from the coding sequence ATGAATCTGTTAAAAAAACTAACCATCGCAACGAGTATTGCCGCTGCAAGTTTTGCAGGACATGCTTTTGGCCAGGATTTCCAGTGGAAAGAAGGAAATTCTAATGGCTATAAGTATAAATACGTTACCAACGACCCTACTTCCGCAAGGTATTATACCTTAAAAAACGGATTAACAGTTATTTTGAGTCCAACAAACAAGGACCCGAGAATTCAAACGTATATCGCCACAAAGGCAGGAAGCAAAACCGACCCTGCAGATCACACGGGTCTGGCCCACTATCTGGAGCATATGCTTTTCAAAGGAACCAATCAGTTCGGGTCTAAAGACTGGGCGAAAGAAAAACCTCTTTTAGACCAGATTGATGCGCTTTATGAAAAGTACAACCAAACTAAGGATGAAGCTAAAAGAAAAGAAATCTACAAAGAGATTGACAAGGTTTCCGGAGAGGCTGCAAAATATGCAATTGCGAATGAATATGACAAAATGATGGCGGGTATGGGAGCTGACGGAACCAATGCCTTCACTTCCTTTGAACAAACGGTATACACAGAAGATGTACCAGCCAATGTTCTTGACAAATTTCTTGCTGTACAGGCTGAAAGATTCAGAGAGCCTGTTTTGAGACTCTTCCACACAGAGCTTGAAGCGGTATATGAAGAAAAAAACAGATCTCTTGATGATGACGGAGATAAAGTTTTCGATACGATGTTTGCCAACCTTTTCCCTAACAACAATTATGGAAAGCAGACAACCATCGGAACGATTGAACATTTAAAAAACCCTTCTCTACACGCTATCAGAGAATATTACAATAATTATTACGTTCCCAACAATATGGGAATCATCATGTCCGGAGATTTTAACCCGGATGAAGTGATTGCAAAAATCGACAAGGCTTTCTCATACATGAAGCCTAAACCTATTCCTGAATATAAAGTTGGTCAGGAAAAAGCAATTACAGCTCCAATTGTAAAAGAAGTTGTAGGGCCTAATCCTGAAAATGTAATGCTTGGTTTCAGATTTCCCGGTGCTTCCACGAAAGATGCAAGAATGCTGAACCTTGTTGGAAACATGCTTACCAACGGGCAGGCAGGATTAATTGACCTTGATCTGGTAAAAAAACAAAAGTTACTGGGAGCCTATGCAGGTTCTTATGCCTTAAAAGATTATTCCGTATTACTTTTACAAGGCAAACCTACTGAAGGACAATCTCTGGATGAAGTAAAGAATCTTCTTCTTCAGGAAATTGATAAATTAAGAAAAGGTGAATTTTCTGATGATCTTATTCAGTCTATCGTGAACAACGAAAAGAAAGGTATTATTCAGAAGGATGAAAAATATTCATCAAGAGCAAGCATCCTTATGGATGAATTTACTTCAGACGTTGATCACAAAGCATCACTTGAATATGTTGACGAGATTTCAAAACTGACGAAAAAAGATATCATGGATTTCGTATCCAAATATCTTCAGAACAACAACTACGTTGCGGTTTATAAAAGAAAAGGTGAAGATAAGAGCATTGTGAAAGTTGACAAACCAACAATTACTCCGGTTTCTGTTAACAGAGAAGATCAGTCTCCTTTCCTTAAGAAGATTGATGAAATGCCTGAAAACCCTATCGCTCCGGTATGGTTAAATTATGATAAAGACATCGCTAAAAACAAATTAGCCGACGTAGACGTACTTTCTGTAAAAAATACAGACAATGCGCTGTTCAGAATGTATTATCACTTTGATTCCGGAAAATGGAACAACAAAATTCTTCCTATAGCTGCAGAATATCTTCAGTATTTAGGAACTAAGGACAAATCTTCTGAAGTTATCAGCAAAGAATTCTATAAACTTGCTTCAAGCTTCAATGTAGGTGCCGGAAATGAAGAAACGTATGTATCTCTTGAAGGTTTAAATGAAAACTTCGATAAAACGATTGCTTTATTTGAAGATCTGATTAAAAACTGCCAGGCAGATCAGGCAGCTCTTGATGCTTATAAAACAAGATTGAAAAAAGCCAGAGCGAATGCAAAACAAAATAAAGGAACCATCATGGCCGGACTGAGAAGTTATGCACAATATGGCGCACAAAATCCTTTCAATAATGTACTGAGCGATGCTGAACTTGATGCATTAAAGGCAGAAGATCTGATTAATGTACTTCATGATTTGTTTAATTTCAAGCATAAAGTATTGTATTACGGTCCGAAATCAGGAAACGAGGTGGTAGCATCTCTTAAACCTGTTCACAAACTTCCTGCAACCTTAAAAGACCTTCCTAAGTCTAAAACTTTCGCTCAGATCCCGACTGACAAAAACAAAGTATTGTTTGCTCATTATGATATGGTGCAGGCAGAAGTTTTCTGGGTAAGAAACTCTGACCAGTACAATCCATCTACTACTCCAACAGTAAGTTTATTCAACAACTATTTCGGAGGCGGAATGGGATCTATTGTTTTCCAGACGATCAGAGAATCTAAGGCTCTTGCCTATTCTACCTATTCTTATTTTGCACTTCCAAGCAAGAAAACAGACAAGGATATGATTATGGCATATGTAGGAACACAGGCTGATAAATTCAATGAGTCTACGACGGCAATGAATGAGCTTTTAACTACCCTTCCAAAATCTGAGCAGTTATTTGAAACTGCAAAAAGCGGATTGAAAAAATCAATTGCTTCTGAAAGAATCACCCAGGACGGAATCATCTTCTCTTATCTGAAATCTCAAAGACTTGGAAACAACTTTGACATGAGAAAGAATGTCTATGAACAAGCACCAAAACTGTCTTTCACAGATATCAATACTTTCCACGATAAGGAAATGAAGAACAAGAACTACACATACTGCCTTGTTGCTTCTCAAGATAAAGTAAATGAAGCCGATATGCAGAAATTAGGTGAGGTAAAAAAACTTAATTTAACCGAAGTATTTGGTTACTAA
- a CDS encoding pyridoxal phosphate-dependent aminotransferase translates to MDKLSDRVKRLGYSQTFVMSNKAREMKANGIDVISLTLGEPDFDVPDNIKQAAFDAINQNYSHYSPVPGFLELREAIAYKLKRDNNLEYKPTQICVSNGAKQAILNVLASIINDGDEVLLPAPYWVSYDEMVKMMGGNSVMLPTSYLTDFKVTAEQLEEAITDKTKAVLFSSPCNPSGGYYTYDELKSIAKVIAKYPQVTIISDEIYEYINYETKTTSIAQFPEVYEQTAVINGMSKAFAMTGWRIGYSACPEWLAKACEKVQGQMTSGANTMAQRASITALKTDPSEYRYMIDAFKERRDLVYELIQEIPGFKVLLPKAAFYFFPDISHYIGKTLNGTEIKNSDDFAMFLLENAHVGCVGGFSFGSPECIRFSYAASEEDLREAMKRIKNLLEQFN, encoded by the coding sequence ATGGATAAACTTTCAGATAGAGTAAAAAGATTAGGATACTCCCAGACATTTGTAATGTCAAACAAAGCCAGAGAAATGAAAGCCAACGGAATAGATGTAATCAGCTTAACTCTTGGCGAGCCGGATTTCGATGTTCCGGACAATATCAAACAGGCCGCTTTCGATGCCATCAACCAAAACTACAGCCACTACTCTCCTGTTCCGGGATTTCTGGAGCTACGTGAGGCTATTGCCTATAAATTAAAAAGAGATAATAATCTGGAATACAAACCTACCCAGATCTGTGTTTCAAATGGGGCTAAACAAGCTATTCTGAATGTTCTTGCCTCTATTATCAATGATGGTGATGAAGTTCTTCTTCCCGCTCCATATTGGGTAAGCTATGATGAAATGGTAAAAATGATGGGTGGAAATTCCGTAATGCTTCCCACCTCTTATTTAACAGACTTTAAAGTAACGGCAGAACAGCTTGAAGAAGCTATTACAGATAAAACCAAGGCGGTACTTTTCAGTTCTCCATGTAACCCATCAGGTGGCTATTACACATATGATGAATTAAAATCCATCGCAAAAGTTATCGCTAAATATCCTCAGGTAACGATAATTTCTGACGAGATTTACGAGTATATCAATTACGAAACAAAAACAACTTCTATTGCACAGTTTCCAGAAGTATATGAACAGACCGCGGTAATCAACGGAATGTCAAAAGCATTTGCAATGACAGGATGGAGAATCGGGTATTCTGCATGTCCGGAATGGCTGGCAAAGGCTTGTGAAAAAGTACAGGGGCAGATGACCAGCGGAGCCAATACCATGGCACAGAGAGCATCCATCACTGCATTGAAAACAGACCCTTCTGAATACAGATACATGATTGATGCCTTCAAAGAAAGAAGAGATCTGGTGTATGAACTGATCCAAGAAATCCCAGGATTCAAAGTATTGCTTCCTAAAGCAGCATTCTATTTCTTCCCGGATATTTCGCACTATATCGGAAAAACCCTGAACGGAACTGAAATTAAGAACTCTGATGACTTTGCCATGTTCCTTCTGGAAAATGCTCATGTAGGATGTGTCGGCGGATTCTCTTTCGGAAGCCCGGAATGCATCAGATTCTCTTATGCTGCATCTGAGGAAGATTTGAGAGAAGCTATGAAGCGAATCAAAAATTTATTGGAACAATTCAACTAA
- a CDS encoding acyl-CoA reductase, translated as MNTENQVLGLIKLSDYIKAFLAKKPEDHNEDDADFELLLKRSEIENPWFTIDNQKFALQQWADLLTEENIKKWLGNYSISKISKRVGLILAGNIPLVGFHDVMSVVLGNHIPVIKLSSKDKRMIPFLLKKWNEFSNESVVFEFVERLENFDAVIATGSNNTARYLEYYFKNHLSIIRKNRTSVAVLKGDETNEELELLAKDIFQYFGLGCRNVTRIFIPQDFVIDRLFESFLAFQDIINHNKYANNYDYNRAVYLLNQDKFWDNNFVMLKEDDKLFSPLSVINFSRYESLDDVKTFIAENEENIQCVVSKEELGLNVIPFGEAQNPGLDTYADNVDTMKFLELV; from the coding sequence ATGAATACCGAAAATCAAGTTTTAGGACTTATTAAATTAAGTGATTATATAAAAGCGTTTTTAGCGAAGAAACCAGAAGATCACAATGAAGATGATGCAGATTTTGAATTATTATTGAAAAGGTCTGAAATAGAGAATCCGTGGTTTACTATTGATAATCAGAAATTTGCTTTACAGCAATGGGCTGATCTCTTGACTGAAGAAAATATTAAAAAGTGGCTGGGAAATTATTCAATCTCTAAAATATCAAAAAGAGTTGGACTTATTTTGGCCGGAAATATCCCTTTGGTAGGCTTTCATGATGTGATGTCTGTTGTTTTGGGCAATCATATTCCTGTTATTAAACTGTCTTCAAAGGATAAGCGCATGATTCCGTTTTTATTAAAGAAATGGAATGAATTTTCCAATGAGAGTGTAGTGTTTGAATTTGTAGAAAGATTAGAAAATTTTGATGCAGTTATTGCTACAGGAAGCAATAATACAGCCAGATATCTGGAATATTATTTTAAAAATCATTTAAGTATTATCCGTAAGAACAGGACTTCCGTTGCGGTGTTGAAAGGTGATGAAACGAATGAAGAACTGGAGCTGCTGGCAAAAGATATTTTCCAGTATTTTGGACTTGGATGCCGAAATGTGACGAGAATTTTTATTCCGCAGGATTTTGTTATTGACAGATTGTTTGAAAGCTTCTTAGCATTCCAGGATATTATCAATCATAATAAGTATGCCAATAACTATGATTATAACAGAGCAGTTTATCTTTTAAATCAGGATAAATTCTGGGATAATAATTTTGTGATGCTGAAAGAAGATGATAAGCTGTTCAGTCCGCTTTCTGTAATCAATTTCAGCAGGTATGAGTCTTTGGATGACGTAAAAACATTTATTGCTGAAAACGAAGAAAATATTCAGTGTGTGGTGTCTAAAGAGGAGTTGGGGTTGAATGTTATTCCGTTTGGAGAAGCACAAAATCCGGGGCTTGATACCTATGCAGATAATGTAGATACAATGAAATTTTTAGAACTGGTCTGA
- a CDS encoding peroxiredoxin codes for MSLVGKKFPNLTIDAMSEMGDDLRINILDEAVNNQQKVLLFWYPKDFTFVCPTELHAFQEALGEFEKRNTKVIGASCDTNEVHFAWLNTPKDNGGIEGVTYPLLADTHRQLANTLGIVDQDFEYDEDGNEVFTGSNVTYRATYLIDETGKIFHEAVNDMPLGRNVKEFLRLIDAYTHVQKHGEVCPANWEEGKDAMKADRTSTAEYLAKN; via the coding sequence ATGTCTTTAGTAGGAAAAAAATTCCCAAATTTAACAATTGACGCAATGTCGGAAATGGGTGACGATCTAAGAATCAACATCCTTGATGAAGCAGTAAACAACCAGCAAAAAGTTCTTTTATTCTGGTACCCTAAAGATTTCACTTTCGTATGCCCAACTGAGCTTCACGCTTTCCAGGAGGCTTTAGGAGAGTTCGAAAAAAGAAATACTAAAGTAATCGGTGCATCTTGTGATACTAACGAAGTACACTTCGCATGGTTGAACACACCAAAAGATAACGGAGGTATTGAAGGAGTAACTTACCCACTTTTAGCGGATACACACAGACAATTGGCAAACACTTTGGGTATTGTTGACCAGGATTTCGAATATGATGAAGATGGAAACGAAGTTTTCACAGGTTCTAACGTAACTTACAGAGCAACTTACCTTATCGACGAAACTGGAAAAATCTTCCACGAAGCGGTAAACGATATGCCTCTGGGAAGAAACGTAAAAGAATTCTTAAGATTAATCGACGCTTACACACACGTTCAAAAACATGGTGAAGTATGTCCTGCAAACTGGGAAGAAGGAAAAGATGCAATGAAAGCTGACAGAACTTCTACTGCAGAATACTTAGCTAAGAACTAA
- a CDS encoding DUF6952 family protein, translating to MKLPVIRQFYQNQTPENLEKTLEVLESFCEFRGTSEEDLNVAGELITNICGALEVHANVQNGMSEKDALNSFAQKVLGSIDK from the coding sequence ATGAAATTACCCGTAATCAGACAGTTTTATCAGAATCAGACTCCTGAAAACCTTGAGAAAACATTAGAAGTACTGGAAAGTTTCTGCGAATTCAGAGGAACAAGCGAAGAAGACTTAAATGTTGCAGGAGAATTGATCACCAATATTTGTGGAGCTCTGGAAGTTCACGCCAACGTACAGAACGGAATGAGCGAAAAAGATGCTTTAAACTCTTTTGCTCAGAAGGTTTTAGGATCAATCGACAAATAA
- a CDS encoding Bax inhibitor-1/YccA family protein, whose translation MMTDVLVAHSSDVEKASFYKKTYLHVALSILAFIGVETILLKTVPKEIIFMMFAQKYIWLLIIGVFWLASVLASKWSLSQSKSTQYLGLGFYILLEAIIFMPLLFIATNMTGGANVIFQAATLTVAMFAGISAVAFTSKRDFSFLRNIIVIGGFISIGLIAGGMIFGFNLGLWFSVGMVILASATILYQTSKLKDSYGTNQYVGAALQLFASIMLLFWYILSILMSRRN comes from the coding sequence ATGATGACAGATGTTTTAGTCGCACATTCTTCGGACGTGGAGAAGGCGAGTTTTTACAAGAAGACGTATTTGCATGTTGCTTTATCTATTCTTGCATTTATTGGAGTTGAAACGATATTATTGAAAACTGTTCCGAAAGAAATTATTTTCATGATGTTTGCCCAGAAATATATCTGGCTGTTGATTATCGGAGTTTTCTGGTTAGCTTCTGTTTTGGCTTCTAAATGGTCACTTTCCCAAAGTAAATCTACTCAGTATCTGGGATTAGGATTTTACATTCTTTTGGAAGCGATTATCTTTATGCCTCTGCTTTTTATTGCAACCAATATGACGGGTGGTGCCAATGTAATCTTCCAGGCTGCTACTTTAACAGTGGCGATGTTTGCGGGTATTTCTGCAGTAGCGTTTACTTCTAAAAGAGATTTTTCTTTCCTGAGAAATATCATTGTAATCGGTGGGTTTATCTCCATCGGACTGATTGCAGGAGGAATGATCTTTGGCTTTAACCTTGGATTATGGTTTTCGGTAGGAATGGTAATTTTGGCTTCAGCTACTATTTTATATCAGACGAGTAAATTAAAAGACTCTTATGGAACGAACCAGTATGTAGGAGCGGCATTACAGCTTTTTGCTTCTATCATGCTTTTATTCTGGTATATTCTGAGTATTTTGATGAGCAGAAGAAACTAA